DNA sequence from the Acidobacteriota bacterium genome:
CCAGCACGTCGACACTGTCGATCTCCTTCGCACGACCGGCAAGTCCACTCACCATCGCTCGCCTTCTACGCTCCCGCCAGACGGGTTCGAAACCACCGGCGCAACCGGAAGCCCAAGTCGTCCGCGGGGGCCACTGTCTCCGGCCTGAACGCGAACTCCTTCTTCGTGGGATCGACACGGGGAGACTCGAGGAAAGTCACCAGGGGCGCCAGACTGCGCTCCCAGGAGAAGGTCGTCAGAGCGTGTTCCCGACCGCGTCGGGCTCGCGCCTCGACCTCCGGGCCACCTGCAACCAGTTCGGCCAGACCAGCTCTCAGCCCGCCCACGTCGCCGCAGGGGACGACCAGGCCCGCGTCCCACTCCCTCAGCAGGCGGGGCACGGTGCCTCCCTCGGTGGTCAGCACCGGACAGCCGACCGCAAGCGCGTCGACAAACCGGGTGCGCAGCGACAGGTCCGTTTCCAGTCCAGGTCGATGGCAGGCGGCTAGTGCGTCCACATCCCGCAGGAGATCGTAGCGCCGCTCGAACGGCACCCACTCGAGGAAGCCGATCCGGTCGGACTCCTGGCGTCGACTCCGCACCTCTACTTCCGCGAGCAGCCGCTGTGGCGCTCCCGCTCCAGGGGGCTGCCGAACGAACAGCAGCCGCGCGGTCGGGTGGGACAACGAGGCGAAGGCCTCCAGCAGAGGTTCAGGGTCGTACCAGTCGTACAGGCCACCAAACAACAACCGCCGTTCGTCCGGCCGGCGCGGCGGTAACAAGGGCTGGTAGTCGGGCAACGGATCCGGCACGCCGAAGGGTGCTTCGACGATGAGACCCGAGTACTCTGGATCATCGCGGTAACGGTGAGGATTCACTCTGCCCAGGGCGGTCAGAAAGCCCAGGTAGTAGGCCCGCTGCTCGGGTGACGAGCAGAGGAAGAAATCGCCGCGGGACAGTTGATGAACCCAGGTGCGGTGGTCGTTCCGGTAGGGATCGAGACCCAAGGTGTCGAAGTGCGTCAGGTTCTCGACCAGGAACGGATCGTAGAGATCGACCGCCGTGGGCAGATCGGGCAGCTCGTGAAGGACGTTGTTCGCCAACTGCCCCTGAGTTACCACTGCATCGCACCCCGCCAGCAGTTCCGGAAGCGGCGCGGAATCGAATCTCCGCACCTCGAACCGCCCGCACCCCCGTTCGGGCGGCTGCGCCGACCGCCAGGGAGATACGAGGACGACCTCGAAGCCCAGAGCCGGAAGCCGGCGCGCCATCTCCAGATAGCGGATGCCGATTCCGGCCGCCCGTTCTCCCAGCGCCTCGCTGCACACGAGGCCCACACGCGTCAACTCTCTTGTCCCC
Encoded proteins:
- a CDS encoding glycosyltransferase family 4 protein, producing MGLVCSEALGERAAGIGIRYLEMARRLPALGFEVVLVSPWRSAQPPERGCGRFEVRRFDSAPLPELLAGCDAVVTQGQLANNVLHELPDLPTAVDLYDPFLVENLTHFDTLGLDPYRNDHRTWVHQLSRGDFFLCSSPEQRAYYLGFLTALGRVNPHRYRDDPEYSGLIVEAPFGVPDPLPDYQPLLPPRRPDERRLLFGGLYDWYDPEPLLEAFASLSHPTARLLFVRQPPGAGAPQRLLAEVEVRSRRQESDRIGFLEWVPFERRYDLLRDVDALAACHRPGLETDLSLRTRFVDALAVGCPVLTTEGGTVPRLLREWDAGLVVPCGDVGGLRAGLAELVAGGPEVEARARRGREHALTTFSWERSLAPLVTFLESPRVDPTKKEFAFRPETVAPADDLGFRLRRWFRTRLAGA